A single region of the Raphanus sativus cultivar WK10039 chromosome 1, ASM80110v3, whole genome shotgun sequence genome encodes:
- the LOC108814274 gene encoding uncharacterized protein LOC108814274 produces the protein MDVLALSSSASAAVSIAGSFPSFRYSVGLRRKGENAAAKQKKFVVCASKREEPKLNEWDQMELKFGRLLGEDPKLTLAKIVARKVNPEASFVEVEKSFYKNKGKLPDIETIPLDWSKEEDKNKKKPTSPSLDGLNLVKPVPKDGVKFETSDKPVVKRPNLSLKKPLENASPVAAATPPKRTLPNVILRKPSSYYVNNDEEDESKLRLKRNLTLKMRNERENERFSDMTLLRKPEPVSVNAEEDNKVLSDDGLTTEEGVVYSEYTLLEKPEARPETENVVDEEAVELPEIENASVPTELQLKSDISSGSSEEETISSDPVDIAPSSPVSQTTVEASLQGKPQRLDPSSAEPSVSDRGQPLTVNQESRQVSIELKGPPSRSSLEESDWNKAESLVKTELRADVELISSSARGFAVSYGSLIGFLPYRNLAAKWKFLAFESWLRRKGVDPSLYRQNLGVIGGQDITSKAPSPDSSSLVASEVVNGEVSSDMKLEDLLMVYDREKQKFLSSFVGQKIKVNVVMANRNSRKLIFSMRPRENEEEVEKKRNLMAKLRVGDVVKCCIRKITYFGIFCELEGVPALIHQSEVSWDATLDPASYFKIGQMVEAKVHQLDFALERIFLSLKEITPDPLTEALESVVGDNDQLGKLQAAELDAEWPDVESLIKEMEMVEGIQSVSKGRFFLSPGLAPTFQVYMAPMFENQYKLLARAGNRVQELIVEASLSKEEMKTTIMSCTNRVE, from the exons ATGGACGTCCTCGCCTTATCCTCTTCCGCATCAGCCGCCGTCTCTATCGCCGGAAGCTTCCCGTCGTTCCGTTACAGTGTTGGATTGAGAAGGAAAGGGGAAAACGCGGCAGCTAAGCAGAAGAAGTTTGTGGTTTGTGCGTCGAAGAGGGAAGAGCCGAAGCTGAACGAATGGGATCAAATGGAGCTCAAGTTCGGCCGCTTACTCGGAGAAGACCCCAAACTGACTTTAGCCAAG ATAGTGGCTAGGAAAGTGAATCCGGAAGCGTCGTTCGTTGAAGTTGAGAAGTCTTTTTACAAGAACAAGGGTAAGCTTCCTGACATTGAAACCATTCCTTTGGATTGGTCTAAGGAAGAAGATAAGAATAAGAAGAAACCGACTTCACCTTCACTGGATGGATTGAACTTGGTGAAGCCAGTTCCTAAAGACGGAGTCAAGTTCGAAACTTCGGATAAGCCTGTGGTGAAAAGACCAAACCTTTCTCTGAAGAAGCCATTGGAGAATGCTTCTCCAGTTGCTGCTGCTACTCCTCCGAAAAGGACGTTGCCTAATGTCATACTGAGAAAGCCGAGCTCGTATTACGTGAATAACGACGAGGAGGATGAGTCTAAGCTGCGGTTGAAGCGGAACCTGACATTGAAGATGAGGAATGAGAGGGAGAATGAGAGGTTTAGTGACATGACGCTGTTGCGAAAACCTGAACCAGTGAGTGTGAATGCGGAGGAAGATAATAAGGTTCTAAGTGATGATGGATTAACTACGGAGGAAGGAGTAGTATACTCGGAGTATACTCTTTTAGAGAAGCCAGAAGCGAGGCCTGAGACTGAGAACGTAGTAGACGAGGAAGCTGTGGAGTTGCCAGAGATTGAAAATGCGTCTGTTCCAACTG AATTGCAGCTTAAGAGCGATATATCATCAGGATCCTCTGAGGAGGAAACCATTAGCAGTGATCCAGTCGACATAGCTCCCTCAAGTCCAGTTTCTCAAACAACCGTTGAAGCTTCTTTACAAGGGAAGCCACAAAG GTTAGACCCATCTTCCGCAGAGCCATCAGTTTCAGACAGAGGACAACCATTAACCGTGAACCAAGAAAGCCGCCAGGTCTCTATTGAGCTCAAGGGCCCTCCTTCTAGATCTTCCTTGGAG GAAAGTGATTGGAACAAGGCAGAGTCTCTAGTTAAGACAGAGCTACGAGCGGATGTTGAGCTAATAAGCTCGAGCGCCAGAGGATTTGCT GTTTCCTATGGATCTTTGATCGGATTTTTACCTTACCGGAACCTAGCAGCAAAATGGAAATTCCTGGCGTTTGAATCATGGTTGAGAAGAAAAGGTGTAGATCCATCATTGTATCGACAAAACCTTGGAGTGATTGGAGGTCAAGATATCACGAGCAAAGCTCCATCTCCAGATTCTTCAAGCTTAGTGGCTTCTGAAGTTGTTAATGGAGAAGTTTCTTCTGATATGAAGCTTGAAGATCTTCTTATGGTGTATGACAGAGAGAAGCAGAAGTTCCTGTCGTCTTTTGTTGGCCAG AAAATCAAAGTGAATGTGGTTATGGCTAATAGAAACTCAAGGAAGCTTATATTTTCGATGAGGCCACGAGAAAATGAGGAGGAAGTTGAGAAAAAACGAAATCTGATGGCTAAGCTTCGTGTTGGGGATGTTGTGAAATGCTGCATCAGGAAAATTACctattttggtattttctgCGAG CTAGAAGGTGTTCCTGCATTGATTCACCAATCAGAAGTTTCATGGGATGCAACTTTAGACCCTGCTTCATATTTCAAAATCGGTCAG ATGGTGGAGGCGAAAGTGCACCAGCTAGATTTTGCTCTTGAACGTATCTTCTTGTCACTAAAAGAAATCACG CCTGATCCTCTAACAGAAGCCTTGGAATCTGTAGTTGGTGACAATGATCAGTTGGGAAAGTTACAAGCTGCAGAGCTTGACGCTGAG TGGCCTGATGTGGAATCTCTAATCAAAGAGATGGAGATGGTTGAAGGAATCCAATCTGTTTCAAAAGGTCGTTTCTTCTTGAGCCCTGGTCTTGCTCCAACGTTTCAG GTTTACATGGCGCCAATGTTTGAGAACCAATACAAACTACTTGCCCGAGCTGGAAACAGAGTGCAAGag CTAATTGTGGAAGCATCATTGAGCAAAGAAGAGATGAAAACTACAATCATGTCTTGCACAAACAGAGTAGAATGA
- the LOC108807545 gene encoding protein PARTING DANCERS — protein MATSGSSYSLSTAPPLANLGNAAGVCIMSNAWKGEQDSSLISFVTAFLSSNSFRLNFVSISPDLIFNCGGVSIAFVFVTKWNDCSNVGSIFNRVKRLKTQFACLYVVATLSSQEQNDSFMRSYFQYEMEFGKPAFVLVTDPEMGFEKIVKIALSRGVCKQQKGVSKLKVEKKRTVQDTDMFVRVLTSIPNINKHDANSLYQAIGSIEAAAKTSKEDILANTDLSSDKADSLSRFFQDPEFYLSPKFN, from the exons ATGGCGACTTCGGGATCAAGCTACAGTCTCTCGACAGCTCCACCTCTCGCGAATTTAG GGAATGCGGCTGGTGTTTGTATAATGAGCAATGCATGGAAAGGTGAGCAGGACTCTTCCCTCATCAGTTTCGTAACCGCCTTTCTCAGCTCAAACTCTTTCAGGCTCAACTTTGTCTCCATCTCCCCT GATCTGATCTTCAATTGTGGAGGCGTGTCtattgcttttgtttttgtgaCCAAGTGGAATGATTGTTCAAATGTTGGCTCCATCTTCAACAG AGTCAAGAGGCTGAAAACGCAATTTGCGTGTCTTTACGTTGTTGCCACACTTTCATCCCAAGAACAGAATGATTCCTTCATGCGATCTTACTTCCA ATATGAGATGGAGTTTGGGAAACCTGCATTTGTACTAGTCACTGATCCTGAGATGGGATTCGAGAAGATTGTTAAGATTGCTCTCTCTCGCGGGG TGTGCAAGCAACAGAAGGGGGTGTCTAAGCTCAAGGTTGAG AAAAAGCGAACTGTCCAGGATACAGACATGTTCGTCAGAGTTCTCACATCCATACCCAACATTAACAAACATGATGCAAACTCG CTATACCAAGCTATCGGTTCAATCGAAGCTGCCGCTAAAACATCCAAAGAAGACATATTAGCAAACACAGATCTCTCTTCCGACAAGGCTGATAGTCTCAGCAGGTTTTTCCAGGATCCCGAGTTCTACCTCAGTCCCAAATTCAACTGA
- the LOC108807535 gene encoding bifunctional UDP-glucose 4-epimerase and UDP-xylose 4-epimerase 1: MGSSVEQNILVTGGAGFIGTHTVVQLLKEGFKVSIIDNLDNSVIEAVDRVRELVGPDLSKKLEFNLGDLRNKGDIEKLFSKQRFDAVIHFAGLKAVGESVGNPRRYFDNNLVGTINLYETMAKYNCKMMVFSSSATVYGQPEKIPCVEDFELKAMNPYGRTKLFLEEIARDIHAAEPEWRIVLLRYFNPVGAHESGRIGEDPKGIPNNLMPYIQQVAVGRLPELNVYGHDYPTEDGSAVRDYIHVMDLADGHIAALRKLFADPTIGCTAYNLGTGRGTSVLEMVAAFEKASGKKIPIKLCPRRAGDATAVYASTERAEKELGWKAKYGVDEMCRDQWNWANNNPWGYQKKL; this comes from the exons ATGGGTTCTTCTGTGGAGCAGAACATTCTTGTTACGGGTGGTGCTGGATTTATTGGGACACATACTGTTGTTCAGCTTCTGAAAGAGGGTTTCAAGGTTTCGATCATCGATAATCTTGATAACTCTGTTATCGAAGCCGTCGATAGGGTTAGGGAGCTCGTTGGTCCTGATCTCTCCAAGAAGCTCGAGTTTAATCTG GGTGATCTAAGAAACAAAGGGGATATTGAGAAACTCTTTTCCAAGCAGAG ATTTGATGCTGTGATCCATTTTGCTGGTCTTAAAGCTGTGGGTGAAAGTGTTGGCAACCCTCGTCGCTACTTTGACAATAACTTGGTCGGAACAATCAATCTATATGAGACCATGGCAAAGTACAACTGCAAAATG ATGGTGTTTTCATCATCTGCAACTGTTTATGGACAACCTGAGAAAATTCCATGCGTGGAAGACTTTGAATTGAAAGCAATGAATCCTTATGGTCGTACCAAG CTGTTTCTTGAAGAAATAGCTAGAGATATCCACGCAGCGGAACCAGAATGGAGGATTGTTCTGCTGAGGTACTTCAATCCTGTGGGAGCGCATGAGAGTGGCAGAATTGGTGAGGATCCAAAGGGAATCCCCAATAACCTCATGCCTTATATCCAACAAGTGGCTGTGGGACGTCTACCTGAGCTCAATGTCTACGGACATGACTACCCTACCGAGGATGGTAGTGCG GTAAGAGACTACATCCATGTGATGGATTTGGCAGATGGCCATATCGCTGCGCTAAGGAAGCTATTTGCTGATCCGACGATTG GCTGTACTGCTTACAATCTAGGGACTGGACGAGGAACGTCTGTGTTAGAAATGGTTGCAGCTTTTGAAAAAGCTTCCGGCAAG AAAATACCTATCAAGCTCTGTCCAAGAAGGGCAGGAGATGCAACTGCAGTTTATGCTTCAACGGAGAGAGCTGAGAAAGAACTTGGCTGGAA GGCAAAATACGGAGTTGATGAGATGTGCAGAGATCAGTGGAACTGGGCAAACAACAATCCATGGGGCTACCAGAAGAAGCTTTGA
- the LOC108807526 gene encoding E3 ubiquitin-protein ligase At1g12760 codes for MSTENNTSSPPPSDAIDPAPLLLSGEENEGSSNGGGGERRSSSVRRPGLREAARLLSRASSGGGRRAGMREPSMVVREAAAEQLEERQSDWAYSKPIVVLDIVWNLAFVSVAGAVLVMARNEHPIMPLRVWLLGYALQCVLHMVCVLVEYRRRSRVRNNSRTTTTPRSRPSSSSSSSSSSMEEDALVSRSNSHDEVLSLGQIENERSSVAKHLESANTMFSFIWWIIGFYWVSAGGQELAQESPRIYWLSIVFLGFDVFFVVFCVALACVIGIAVCCCLPCIIAVLYAVADQEGASKEDIEQLTKFKFRKVGDVNKHAGDEAQGNTEGVMTECGTDSPVEHTILQEDAECCICLCAYEDGSELRELPCGHHFHCSCVDKWLYINATCPLCKYDILKSSNLDHEEV; via the exons atgtcaacgGAGAATAATACCTCATCGCCGCCACCATCAGACGCCATCGATCCAGCGCCTCTGCTTTTGAGCGGCGAAGAGAACGAGGGAAGCAGCAACGGTGGAGGAGGAGAGCGCAGATCGTCGTCCGTGAGGAGACCGGGGCTGAGGGAAGCGGCGAGGCTACTAAGCCGCGCGAGCAGCGGCGGAGGACGACGCGCGGGGATGCGGGAGCCGTCTATGGTGGTGAGGGAGGCAGCGGCTGAGCAGCTGGAGGAGAGGCAGAGCGATTGGGCCTACTCGAAGCCCATCGTGGTGCTGGACATCGTGTGGAACCTGGCGTTTGTCTCGGTGGCTGGAGCGGTTCTGGTGATGGCGAGGAACGAGCATCCGATCATGCCGCTTAGGGTTTGGCTGTTGGGGTATGCGTTGCAGTGCGTGTTGCATATGGTTTGTGTGTTGGTTGAGTATCGGAGGAGGAGCAGGGTGAGGAACAACAGTAGGACGACGACGACTCCACGGTCgcgtccttcttcttcttcttcgtcctcGTCGTCCTCCATGGAGGAAGATGCTTTGGTTTCGAGGAGTAATTCACATGATGAGGTCTTGTCCCTCGGCCAGATTGAGAACGAACGCAGCAG TGTTGCAAAGCATCTGGAATCTGCCAACACGATGTTTTCGTTTATTTGGTGGATCATTGGGTTCTACTGGGTATCTGCTGGTGGCCAAGAGTTGGCACAAGAGTCCCCACGGATTTActg GTTGTCTATCGTTTTTCTTGGTTTCGATGTGTTCTTCGTTGTCTTCTGTGTTGCCTTGGCCTGCGTTATTGGCATTGCTGTTTGCTGTTGCCTCCCATGCATCATTGCTGTCTTATACGCTGTTGCAGATCAG GAAGGGGCTTCAAAAGAAGACATTGAGCAGCTCACCAAATTCAAGTTTCGTAAAGTTGGTGATGTTAACAAACACGCTGGTGATGAAGCTCAAGGAAACACCGAGGGAGTAATGACAGAGTGTGGTACAGATTCACCCGTTGAACATACTATTCTGCAGGAGGATGCA GAATGCTGCATCTGTCTCTGTGCATATGAAGACGGAAGCGAACTAAGGGAACTTCCTTGTGGCCACCATTTCCACTGCTCATGTGTGGACAAGTGGCTATACATAAACGCTACTTGCCCGCTCTGCAAATACGACATCCTCAAGAGTAGCAACTTGGATCATGAGGAAGTCTAG
- the LOC108852345 gene encoding RHOMBOID-like protein 6, mitochondrial, whose amino-acid sequence MPSRKNRGNTQWTAWLTPVIVLACIAVFIVAMFINDCPKTVAGANGDCVPRFLRRFSFQPLRENPLLGPSSSTLEKMGALERSKVVKDNEKWRLVTSMWLHAGLVHLVVNMFNVVFIGYRLEQQFGFIRVGLIYLIAGFGGSILSALFLQNSISVGASGALLGLLGAMLSELIINWTIYANRLAAFSTILFIVAIDLAIGLLPWVDNFAHIGGFLTGFLLGFVLLVRPQYGWEESYDSASHQYGAPRARSKYNPCQYLLCFIAAVLVVGGLAVGIVMLLKGENGNKLCKWCHHLDCIETSRWTC is encoded by the exons ATGCCGAGTAGGAAGAACAGAGGGAACACCCAGTGGACGGCATGGCTAACTCCGGTCATCGTCTTGGCTTGTATAGCCGTCTTCATCGTTGCAATGTTCATCAACGACTGCCCCAAGACGGTCGCTGGCGCAAACGGAGATTGCGTGCCAAGGTTTCTCCGTAGGTTCTCGTTCCAGCCACTCAGAGAGAACCCTCTCTTGGGCCCTTCTTCTTCAAC ATTGGAGAAGATGGGAGCTTTGGAACGGAGCAAAGTCGTGAAAGATAATGAGAAATGGAGGCTCGTCACTTCCATGTGGCTCCATGCCGGTCTCGTTCACCTTGTTGTTAATATGTTCAATGTGGTCTTCATCGGTTACCGCCTTGAGCAGCAGTTTGGATTCA TAAGAGTGGGGCTTATCTATTTGATAGCCGGCTTCGGTGGGAGCATCCTCTCGGCACTCTTCCTTCAAAACAGTATCTCTGTTGGTGCCTCAGGTGCCCTCCTTGGACTCCTTGGAGCTATGTTATCCGAGCTTATCATCAACTGGACCATCTACGCCAACAGG CTGGCTGCTTTTTCCACAATCTTGTTCATTGTGGCAATCGATTTGGCAATAGGCCTTCTTCCTTGGGTTGACAACTTTGCTCACATTGGTGGGTTCTTGACCGGGTTTCTCCTCGGGTTTGTACTACTGGTCAGGCCTCAGTACGGGTGGGAAGAGTCCTACGACTCTGCCTCTCATCAGTACGGTGCTCCTCGTGCTAGATCAAAGTATAACCCTTGTCAGTACTTGTTGTGCTTTATCGCTGCTGTTTTGGTCGTCGGGGGTTTAGCGGTTGGGATTGTGATGCTGCTCAAAGGAGAGAATGGGAACAAACTTTGCAAATGGTGTCATCACCTAGACTGTATCGAGACGTCCAGGTGGACTTGTTGA
- the LOC108859522 gene encoding cytochrome P450 87A3, with product MWALFIWVSLLLTSITHWVYSWRNPKCRGKLPPGSMGFPLLGETIQFFKPNTTSDIPLFIKERVKKYGPIFKTNLVGRPVIVSTDPDLSYFVFQQEGRCFQSWYPDTFTNIFGRKNVGSLHGFMYKYLKSLVLTLFGYDGLKKMLPQVELTANKRLELWSNQESVELKDSTASMIFDLTAKKLISHDPDKSSENLRANFVAFIQGLISFPFKIPGTAYHKCLKGRESAMRMLRNMLQERRKKPRKNPSDFFDYVIEEIQKEGTILTEEIALDLMFVLLFASFETTSLALTLAIKFLSDDPEVLKRLTEEHETILRNREDADSGLTWEEYKSMTYTFQFINETARLANIVPAIFRKALIDIKFKDYTIPAGWAVMVCPPAVHLNPEKYEDPLVFNPSRWEESNANNASKHFMAFGGGMRFCVGTDFTKLQMAVFLHSLVTKYKSELVIVLS from the exons ATGTGGGCATTGTTCATTTGGGTTTCTCTGCTTCTCACAAGCATCACACATTGGGTTTACAGCTGGAGGAACCCCAAATGCAGAGGGAAGCTTCCACCTGGTTCAATGGGGTTTCCTCTACTCGGAGAGACTATCCAGTTCTTTAAGCCAAACACAACTTCAGACATCCCTCTTTTTATCAAAGAAAGGGTTAAGAA GTATGGTCCCATTTTCAAGACCAACCTAGTGGGGAGACCAGTTATTGTATCAACAGATCCTGATTTGAGCTACTTTGTGTTTCAGCAAGAGGGACGGTGTTTCCAGAGTTGGTATCCAGACACTTTTACAAACATCTTTGGGAGAAAGAATGTGGGTTCACTACATGGGTTTATGTACAAGTACCTTAAAAGCTTGGTCTTGACTCTCTTTGGCTACGATGGTCTCAAGAAGATGCTTCCTCAAGTTGAGCTGACTGCAAATAAGAGATTAGAGCTTTGGTCGAATCAGGAATCAGtagaactcaaagattcaaccGCAAGC ATGATATTTGATCTCACCGCAAAGAAGTTGATAAGCCATGATCCAGACAAGTCATCAGAGAATCTAAGGGCTAACTTCGTTGCTTTCATTCAAGGACTCATCTCCTTCCCTTTTAAAATTCCAGGCACAGCTTATCACAAATGTCTCAAG GGTAGGGAAAGTGCAATGAGAATGTTGAGGAATATGCTTCAGGAGAGACGTAAGAAACCACGGAAGAACCCTAGTGACTTCTTTGATTATGTCATTGAAGAGATTCAGAAAGAAGGGACTATTCTGACAGAAGAGATTGCACTTGACTTAATGTTCGTCTTGCTATTCGCCAGCTTCGAAACAACTTCTCTCGCTTTAACTCTAGCCATCAAGTTCCTTTCAGATGACCCTGAAGTTCTAAAACGTTTAACG GAAGAACATGAGACGATTCTGAGAAACCGGGAAGATGCAGACTCCGGACTTACATGGGAAGAATACAAGTCAATGACTTACACATTTCAG TTCATAAACGAAACAGCAAGACTAGCTAATATAGTTCCTGCAATCTTCAGAAAGGCGTTGATAGATATTAAATTCAAAG ATTATACGATACCAGCCGGCTGGGCGGTGATGGTCTGTCCACCAGCTGTACATTTGAATCCAGAAAAGTATGAAGATCCCTTAGTCTTCAACCCCTCTAGATGGGAG GAATCAAATGCTAACAATGCATCAAAGCACTTCATGGCGTTTGGTGGTGGGATGAGGTTCTGTGTTGGAACCGACTTCACCAAATTGCAGATGGCGGTGTTTCTTCACAGCCTAGTAACAAAATACAAGTCCGAACTTGTTATAGTACTCTCCTAA